A stretch of Henckelia pumila isolate YLH828 chromosome 4, ASM3356847v2, whole genome shotgun sequence DNA encodes these proteins:
- the LOC140866826 gene encoding uncharacterized protein, whose translation MALEWVVLGYAAAAEAIMLLLLTVPGLDPLRKGLISVTRSLLKPFLSIVPFCLFLFLDIYWKYETRPSCESESCSPSEHLRHQKSAMKSQRNAILIASALIFYWLLYSVTGLVVKIDQLNKRIEKLKSQ comes from the coding sequence ATGGCTTTGGAATGGGTTGTTCTGGGCTACGCCGCCGCGGCGGAGGCAATCATGCTCCTCCTGTTGACGGTTCCGGGTCTGGACCCGCTTCGGAAGGGCCTGATCAGCGTGACTCGGAGCCTGCTGAAGCCGTTCCTCTCCATTGTTCCCTTCTGTCTgttccttttcttggacatctaCTGGAAGTACGAGACCCGACCCAGTTGCGAATCCGAGTCGTGCTCCCCCTCCGAGCACCTCCGCCACCAGAAATCCGCCATGAAGTCCCAGCGCAACGCCATTTTGATCGCGTCGGCGCTGATTTTCTACTGGCTCCTGTACTCTGTTACGGGTCTGGTCGTTAAGATTGATCAGTTGAATAAGCGGATCGAGAAGCTCAAGTCTCAGTAA
- the LOC140860857 gene encoding uncharacterized protein has product MVSRENSIPKLEYPNGVNSFFPEEQTPLGIWDYGYPDHHEGDNFGILGLEEVEPYSLAHPINHNSNFQIKLNDFQDFSSDLASWDFDFDFVSNTFNLSNYNNFDQLESKDHDHMISYENMDKKVESRSCSNLVASEDAPDPTAENEVAKVVTHGRYKSSTLELDDIQKYFDIPITRAAKELNVGLTVLKKRCRELNIMRWPHRKIKSLKSLIHNVKELGLSDHEIELLENHKRMIQEVPEMELTDRTKKLRQACFKASYKKRRALHQSALL; this is encoded by the exons ATGGTTTCAAGAGAAAATAGCATCCCCAAGTTGGAATATCCGAATGGAGTTAACAGTTTTTTTCCGGAGGAGCAAACACCTCTCGG GATATGGGATTATGGATATCCTGATCACCATGAAGGAGACAACTTCGGTATACTAGGTTTGGAAGAAGTAGAGCCATATTCATTGGCTCATCCCATTAATCACAATTCCAATTTTCAGATTAAGCTAAatgattttcaagatttttctagCGATTTAGCATCGTGGGATTTCGATTTTGATTTCGTTTCCAATACTTTCAACTTGTCCAATTACAACAATTTTGATCAACTCGAGTCCAAGGACCATGATCATATGATTTCTTATGAGAACATGGACAAGAAAGTCGAATCCCGTAGTTGTTCCAATCTAGTTGCAAGTGAAGATGCGCCGGATCCGACAGCCGAAAACGAGGTCGCGAAAGTTGTCACACATGGGAGGTACAAGTCTTCGACGTTGGAGTTGGATGACATCCAGAAGTACTTTGATATTCCGATCACTAGGGCGGCCAAGGAACTGAACGTCGGGTTGACGGTTCTGAAGAAGAGATGCCGCGAGCTAAACATAATGCGATGGCCGCATAGGAAGATCAAAAGCTTGAAATCGCTTATCCATAATGTCAAG GAATTGGGGTTGAGTGATCATGAGATAGAGTTGCTAGAGAATCACAAAAGAATGATACAAGAAGTGCCAGAAATGGAGTTAACAGACAGAACCAAGAAACTAAGGCAAGCTTGTTTCAAGGCAAGTTACAAGAAGAGAAGAGCCTTGCACCAATCTGCTCTGCTTTAA